The genomic stretch ttagtgtaatttactttttatgtaTGATTTGCAGACTATTATGTATTATGCAAAAACCATATTTATTCCGTGCACACTTTTCAGtggtaattatgaatttttctcattatcaaaaaataatatgtatataaagaGTTTTCCGATCATCaccattatatttaaatctttaaattttagtaatttagtatGAAATGTTTGCCAATCACATtatgctcagatgacatgtagcgATTCTTTCATATTGGAGGTTATGAAATTAAGTTTCAGTGGAGGTAGTACTGACTCCATTTTGCTTCAACATGTTTATCACACATGATAGGTACGTAAATCACACTAGAAAAATTATGTACAATATGTTTGATCAAgaggatatttaaaaaaaaaaaattaaatccgTGGCTTTTTGGTAcagaaattcaaaattttattagtaaagggcATGACACATGATGCATGTAAGGCAATTAAGAGTGTGCGAACAATAATGTTTAAAGGTTTAGAATATGTTTAAATAGAGCTTAGCTTATTCCTCGAAAGCGACAAGATACAACTGGAATATAATGAATCTCACTCTCTTCTATATACCTCTTCTTTttgaactctctctctctctctctctctagatagCTTTCTCTTGATTGTCTGTAGGAGTGAGTTGGAGATTGGTCTAGTGATGCTTTTACCATGTAACCCTAGTTAAAGGAGAATGCAGTATGAAGAATATAAAGGATTCAAGACAATGAACGTATAAGTTGTATTACATGTATTCTCGATTTTACTTGCTATTCTGATCTTCTCTTGATTGACCATTACGTTTCGAGCCTGATTCAttctacttttttcttttttatttcccGTCTAGCCGATCAATGCaactaatataatatttacttcaattctttagttttttcctaattttttttaattttttttttaaaaatagataatTTAATTAGATGCAATTTCATTCAAATTGGTCAGATTGTTGACTTAGTAACCATAAGGTTATAATTAAGTTCAACTCTCAACCGGAAGCAACTTATTgactttctttaatttgttaaagGCGGCCcactatggacaacctaggtcGATTTACCTCTTTATGGTTCTTTTTTGGGTAAGGTTACAAGACATGATTTATCCCGTGTATACCTCGGACAGTGGCTATATAGGTGTAATCTAGTCAAGGTGAGTTTGAATAGTCAAAAGTTCAAAGTTGGATTCAATTTAAAAAACTGAAGTTTAAACTAGACCaaacttaatataattttaatttgttgggtaTCTTAAATTCGATTTAATTTATTACTCGAACTATTCGAACTCGAGTTCAACACAACAGTAatcgaattgaattgaattcaattcaaacataaatttATCCAATTGAGATTGAATAATTCAGCTAGACTCGTTTAAACTTAGCTGGTTAGTAACACTACACCCCTCATTTTCTTGGGGGAGGGGAACATTGAGTAAAGGAAAAGAAAGCTATATAAGCTATATGGAGAGTAGATGTATGTATAAACCCAAGAGGAGGAAAAGGGAGTCTAGATCGAAGatgagaattgaattgaagtggCTTTAATAATAAGAGCAGTGTATGGTAGTAATGGAAAGTGAAGATATGGTCAACATCATCTTACCTCTAAAGAATAAACTGTAACCTCTTATTGTCTCCTTTGAGGGGGGATAGCCTTGTGCCCAAAGGAATGTTGGACGGATTCCCCATCCAACTTTTCCATCGCCTTCAATTCGTCGATTCTTACTATGTTTCCTGCCACCACTTTCGCAAATTCTCATCAAACCAATTCCCATGTTGTTCACTACTTTAATGGGATAATAGATGAGGTGATGTGACACTTATGTTTAAACCATtataatgtaattattttaaaattcattataagGTTCTATCCAACCGTACGAATATGATTAGCCCTAACTTTAAACTATTAGAATGAAATTCTCTATATGGTCAACTGCTTTTTATGCTCTCAACATATATGATAGACTTGAACCTTCCATTCCCTCTCGAATTCTTTCCTACAATTATCTACTTCTCACACCATTACATATTAACAAATTTTGATAGTACTTTCTTAAAATTCATCTTGATCATGACACATCTATATCCCTTAGCCGATGCCACATAGAGTCCGTATAGTACGTCCAAAACCTCAACTTCTAACCTCCTAGGTAttagcacgtttggttcacagaatctTCAAGTGAGAATCTATGGTCTAATCTAGGCTATCAATTCTTTTTCATCTACGGTCGGTTGTTAATccatattttttaaagttattttatGATGAAAAATCATCCATATTAGGCCTCTAAGTGTATATTTGTTCacaataataaaactttaacCGCTAAATTAGCACAAAATCCACACATTCCTATTCTTGCTTCACCACCTCATTGTTATGTACTGtgattcaaaatttataaaatataatctcCTTCATCTTTGACCTCCAATTCAGAGCTCAAACATACTAACATAGAGTTTATAACACAGTACTGCCTCAAAGAAAGCACAACGAATTTTATTACTAGAATGCATAACTTTTACTCTGAAATGCACAAAGGTGTACAACATTCTCTAATTGCACATCTTTGACCTCCAATTCATGGCTTAGCCATACTAAAAAAGAATGCACAATACTGCGCCACAAAATGAATACATTTATTACTAGCAATGCACAACTTTTACTCTGCACAAATGTGTACAACATTTTGTAAGTGCACACCTTAAACCCCTACTTAAACTCTGAACCCTAAACTCTAAACTCCACAAAATTGACCACGTGGCAAACATCCAATGCACATCCCAACGTCCTATGATGTACCGCACTAAGCACACCAATCCACACCCCCACATCACAAATATTCCCTAgcgaccaaaaaaaaaaatccaaatgcATAACCTCACGCCAACAACTATACCTGATGCACTCCAACCAATGCACAACTCACAGTCCTACATTGCATTGCACCTAGCGCCCCAATGCACAGTTCAACGGCCTACAGTGCACCCCCTCCTAAAATCACATATTAATCTACAAAACTAATAAGAAACATACTCCAACGAATtgcaaaagaaaacaaaaaacaaaaaacaaaaaacaaaacaaaacaaaaacacacacacacacacaaagagaGTCAAACATGAAGCCATACCGAGCAGTAGTACTCACTGGCACCAGAACAAACCAAAAGAAGAATGAAGGAAAATAACCGAAACAAATTCCTTAAATCATAGTTATAATTTCCTAAAAGCATGCATCATTATCTATAAGAAAACTGTCTGCAAAGAAACTACGCAAAAAACTGCATAAATGTCCCTGAcgtgataaataaaaaaataattttaaaatacccATTAAATTCTAACCATTAGATTTTGCCAAATGAAGAACTCATATTAGACCACAAGTTCTCATATTGGAGATGATTCTCATATGAACCggattttatacacacacaaataattctttaattattaattactcaTAAATCAATTGATCATACTATAAATTggcacattttaatttattttctttttttcttcactaatgaataaaaaaaaaacatatgccTTGGAAATAGTGGTTGAAAATAGTGGTTGAGTGCATGAGTGAAGTATGACTTTTATATATTGAAGTTTACAGTTCAATTCTGAATAATACTCTCTCAATTGATCTTGTCATACATAATttgacacaaaaataaaatttatctagtatacatttttaaattaggtTGTGATTTTCTCtagacattaaaaaataattaaaaacataaattggTGCATGTAGTATCCATCGGTATGATGTCTAacctttttgtatttaaaatatgtaGTCTCGGCCGACAGCAGGCATTTAGCAgaaatgtttaattaataattgaaggCAGGAATAATCGCGAAAATCTTATCGTATGCACAAACTCCCAGCTAGGTTGTGTACATGTTTGGTCTGTTCTTGTTATATGTGTAGGATTTGTTTGGTTTCAAATTCGATTTCCTATGACACGTTAAAGAATCAAGAACAGTGagattaaaaatgttaatgagTATCATTAAGAACACAACATtcatcatttaaataaaataattaaaaataactactcttaacctttcaaaaaaaaagaagagaaaaaactACTCTTAACGAGTGCaaaatatacaaacaattaaataatatgaatatggaaaatataaatattggaaaCATTTACAATTACAATTTACGAATAGTAAAAatgacaattatttttaaataaaaacaataatcaaAGGCCCTTGAATTTTACACACACGAACAAAAAtctcatgaacttttaaaatgtGCAAGTAAACACTTGAACTTGTTAAGACAAATCAAATAAGCATTGTTTACTAGTACTGACTAACGAATAAGTTACTAGTAAAATTATTGTTGTTCAACCATCATTGACCGTCGCTAAATGgccacaattaaaaaaaatatgaccaGCGTTTGCCTTCGCAGGACGAAATTGGACGGACAAAGCGGTGTCCATCGCGCATCAACTTCTCATAACTtattaaacgacgtcgtttcggaccagaGTCCACAGTACATTGTGGatcctggtccacgatataatgattGAGCTGGTCAGATTTGCGAAAGCCCAAATAGGAAAATGGGCAAAAATAATGGTAAAGTATAATTGGGCTATGGGCCCAAATAAGACATAAAAAGCTCCATTACTTGTCCACCTGTCCCTAATTAGAGGTTTTAGCCGGTAAATCAAGATTCAGGGTTTAAGAAAAACCCCAAGTGTAAACCCTAGACTCCCGGCAGTTAACCAATTAAGAGCTAGAAGCTCCGAGCTACACAGAAACAATGGCTTCCGATTCTATGGATTCAATGACAATGAGGATTTCCGAGCTGTTGAAGGAGGTCCAGCTCGATTATTCTCCGGTAAACACCAAAATTATCAACGACGTCGTTTCCTCCATCAAAGAGGCCATCGACAAAATCCCCGAGAACAAGGTCATTTCTCACGAACCGATTCGAAGAATCAAAATTCATGTTTATGGCAGCTTGCAaactataattttgttgtttatttgATATTTAAGTTGCTGAAAAAATTATTTGCAGGTTACTGCTGATTTAGCACCGGGGTTCATTAGAGACATTAATGCTGATAAAGTTGAGTTTACGTTTAAGAAGCCATTGTCGATAGAAATTGGAGGTAGTTATGCAATGCAATGCGTTGTCAAACCAGACATAAATGTGGATCTTTTGCTTTGCTTGCCGAAGGTATGATATGGCTGAGAGCATATGTTTGTAAAAGACTCTTCATTTTGCAAATTTTTTGGGTTTGCAATCTTGAATTTGCATGAATTTTTATAATGTGGCAACTTTATTAATCCCTCAAAAGCATCacactgaagaagaagaagaaagcataGATATATCGAGGCCATTAACAGAATTCATCTCTAGtgccaaaaatgtatttttgatGTTCCAGATGAACTACCATTTTTAGTTTTACAGAAAAATGAGTTGAGACATTCAGTTAAAAGAGGTTATTTATCCACTGATGCACTAAGAGGTTAGGGCCTCAGTAGAAACTTCCATAGAGACCTTTTCTCCCAAAAAATAATATCTTCCTAACTCTTTAATTGATTGTATATTGGGTTACGTTAACTTCTGGAGTAACAGTACTGCAATTTTCTGTCTATGGGCCAATTAGAATGGGTGGCACATTTggattgtttattttgttttctgacatttttatatttttattattaaaaaaatcagttTATCTAGTAGCTGCTTATTTTTAGCGTTTTGATTATACAATATATGTCCCTTTTGGCAGGAGTGCTTTCATGAGAAAGACTACTTGAACCACCGGTACCATGCTAAAAGATTTCTTTATCTTTGCAAAATCAAGAAGCATCTGGATGGTTTGCCACAATTTGATAGTCTGAGGTGGTCTGCTTTTCAAAATGAGGCTCGGAAACCTATACTGGTTGTCTCGCCAGGTTTTCATTCCATGCTTTgactattatttaatttaatgggttcattatttgtaaataattttgctATTGTAATTAGCCACTGATCTATGTGGCTCAATTTCATTAGCTAAAAGagaattatattttgttattgtaGCTGCAAAGCTGGTTGAAAAGACTGGATTCATTGTAAGGATAATTCCCACAGCAACATCATTGTTTAATCCATCAAAGCTGCGGTTGGAGCGGAACAATATTCGTTCTCTGAATCAAGGTTGCATGTAGTTTACCTGTAGACATTTCAGTTGTTGCCTTGTGTTGTGAGGCTATTgtcatacctttttttttttttttttttctttttttttttttttttttctttttttttttttttttttctttttttttttttttttttctttttttttttttttttttctttttttttttttttttttctttttttttttttttttttctttttttttttttttttttctttttttttttttttttttctttttttttttttttttttctttttttttttttttttttctttttttttttttttttttctttttttttttttttttttctttttttttttttttttttctttttttttttttttttttctttttttttttttttttttctttttttttttttttttttctttttttttttttttttttctttttttttttttttttttctttttttttttttttttttctttttttttttttttttttctttttttttttttttttttctttttttttttttttttttctttttttttttttttttttctttttttttttttttttttctttttttttttttttttttctttttttttttttttttttctttttttttttttttttttcttttttttttttttttttttttttttttttttttttttttgtcttgtcATCAGGAGATGTTATACAGGCTACACCAAAATACAACAGTAGTATATTGGAAGATTTGTTCATAGAGTATAATGCTGAATTCATTAAGAGCACCTTTTCTGAATGGAAGGAATTGAAAGAAGCTCTGATACTGCTTAAAGTATGGAAACCTATATTTGCATGATTTGGTCTTAATTATGAACTTGCTACTTATCGAGGAATCTTATACTGATTGTGATGGTGTAGGTTTGGGCTCGCCAGAGGAGTTCAATATATGTCCATGATTGTTTAAATGGATTTCTAGTTTCTCTTATAATTGCCTTCCTTGCAAAAAGAACTGGTAGCAACAGTATAAAGAACATAATGACTGCAATGCAAATATTTCGTGTCACACTGGAATTTATTGGTAtatactttttcctttttcctttttcaatttattcttattttggtTTTGCAACAATTATGATAAAGAGTTcctgcattattattattacataaaaatgGGGAGTATAGATTCCCCCAGATTCATGATTTCTTATTTCCTAAGTTCTGTTAAATGATGGGGAGTGATTAATAGAAATTCCTGATAAGTGAAAGTAGTCATCTCTTGTTGAAATTCCACTCACATCCATAATGCTAGGGCAAGCTAATAATTTTCCGGGGGTGGGGAAATCAATGATTTCTGCTTTACTAATTGCCCTTAAACTATGATTTCAGCAAATTCTAAAATTTGGGATCAGGGACTCTTATTTAAGGTAGAAGGTGAAAACAGTGATTCAATTAAGGTAAGTtctcaataattttttgttgaCTGTGTTGTATTCTATTTATTGTGTGTGCACGTGTTTTTACTGTCATGTACTAGttttatttcatcattttttttcctgtaaTTTGATGCTTTTGTTGCATCTCAAGCTGCTCAGAAGCACTGATTTTTTGTATAAGTCTTACAGTCCCATGTCCTTGACAGTGCTCCTACTGCCTACCTAGATGTAAAAGCTATATTTTCTATGCTTCCTATGACTTTGATCGGCAACTTGTTGCTTCTCATAACCATCTGCATAGATGTTTTTGGCATTGGTTTTGTTGACATTCATCTCTAATGGAATTTCAGGACAGAAGAATATTCTTCCAACAATTTCCTGTGGTTATTTGCAATTCATCTATAGAACTCAATCTGGCATTCCGCTTGTCACAGAGTGGTTTCCAAGAGGTGGTCCATCTCCATGTTATTTTTGCATTCTATTAATTCTCCATCAGTTTCACTACAGCTGTACATATTTCTTTTTATGGCCATGTCAGTTTAACTGGCCAATTTCCTTAATAGACATATTTTACCCCTTTCCCCAACTATCCTGAATGTCACACGTGTTTCCTTGTCCTTGTCTCGCCCTCAAATTGAATTGAGGGtaatgtggtgcaagttaaGATGTGATAATCACAATGAAACTGAGGGAATTGGATTAGGCATACTAATACTGATTGCACCTATTGCATTACTATTTGATGCAAATTCGTTTACCAATGAATTTAGCATTTAGATTAGCGGTATCTGCCAAAAAGTTGTGAGTTCTGTCTTATAAGATATGTGTCTATTTGTTACACTAAATGGATTATTTTATGGGTATCCACTCACTAGATGATTGTGTTTGTTCTGCATTCAGCTTCGGAATGAGGCTCGATTGGCACTTATTTGCATTAAAAATTGTAGAGATGGTGGATTTGATGAGCTTTTTATGACAAAGATTGATTTTCCTGCCAAATATGACTACTGCATAAGGTAAATTGCTTTAAGGGAGTAATAATTTGTTTCTGTTCATTTTTTGTCTGTATATTTGTAACGTCTTGCATACTTCAATTAAATAGTTTATTGCCAAAATCTGCCATGACTTGAATCtctgaattttattttccttttttttttttttttttccttccagttttcctttccttttagaGAAGGGTGGGAGTTCTTATTTGTAGATCCTAGGGCTctgcaagttttttttttttttttgggagggggCAATATATAATCATTATGCTGCTATTTACAGCTAATTGCCAAATGAAATAGTTATCAATTATTAAGTTTTGCTATGGAACAACTCATTGATTCTTGGCAACTCTTTAGATTGAATCTGCAGGGACACCATGACTTTCGTAAATTGGGATTTTGTTTGGACGATGAATGTTGGAGATCTTATGAGAACAAGGTTCTTTCTGTCTTGAATCAAGGGTTGACAGACAGATCTAAGCTTGTTCGTGTTATTTGGAAAAATACTGTGTATGGAGGCAATTTTGAGGAGGTAGTATTTCTCAGTTGTACTTAACCTATAATATCaggttttgtatatatatatgtgtgtgtatatatattcatttatattGTATTGTTGTAATTGTTAATACTTTTAGGGGATGTTATTATGGGATGGAGAACCATTGCTTATTGGGATTTCAGTCAGTTCTGCTGAGGCAGCCTTTAAGAAGGCTATCATGGGCCCTAGTCATGAGGAAAAAGATAAGGTACTTACTGATATTACTtctttactgttttttttttgtgaagagACTTCTTTACTGTTTTGACTTGGGGAAATAATATTCTTTTGTCATATGTTATGATAGGCTCTAGAGTTTCGTAAGTTCTGGGGAGATAAGGCAACACTACGGCAGTTTCGTGATAATAGAATTGCTGAAGTTGCAGGTAAGGTGATCATAATTATGGTTATTTGTCTTCCATGATTAGAATTAAGAGAGTATTAACATGGGCCATGCATTATCCAGTATGGGAGTGTAAAGAGTGGGAAAAGCATCTCATTATGAAAGATATAGTTGAGTATGTTTTATCACGCCATTTATCTATTACCAAAGAGAATATCATTCCCATTGCTGGCCAACTTGATTTCACTCTTCTCCAGAAGGATTTAGGTATGGCTATTAactgctttttaattttttttttttttaaatctctaaTCTTGAATAGTGCTAAGAAATTGAAACAAGCTTACAAATTTTAGATCCTATATCTTTCTCAACTACTCTTTTGGGAGCATTTGAAGAGCTATCAAAGCGTTTGCGTCAACTAAATGATATTCCTTTGAAGGTGTCAAGCGTTCAAGCTCTTGACCCAGGTTTGTTTTCTTTACTCTGGCATCCTAACTACATTCTTTATGCCCTCCATCTCCCTTTCCCCAACTaaagatgaaaataaagaatgaaaagTCAGGCAAGTGCAAGTAAGAGTTAGATCCTTGTTCTTTTATGTTACTGATTTTATTGATACATGTCGGAACTTAAATTTCCAATGCACTTACCATTAGTCACAGCTTTCAGGCTGACTTCAGTCTTCCCCCCTGCACCCCATCCTCTGGCATATGAAAAGGGCATTGACACAAAACTACAGAAGCCTATTTCTACCTGTCTACGGCCACTTGAAGTTGCAATCCAGGCATGAATAGCTGCTCTGTACTTTCTTTTTCCTGTTTTATCCAAATGGTATTTTTCAAGACTATTTTGAATTCATTGTTAATAGCTGGAAGGCTCAGGAAATTGGCCAATGGATGAAGTTGCTATAGAGAAGACAAAATCTGCATTTCTTCTCAATATTGGAGAAAGGTTGGTCTTTGTTGATGCTTTGCCTTGAAATGACTGCTATATCAATTAGGAATTGACttctccaattacattctcatGACAGTCTTCAGAACAATTGGGGGATGACATGTACAGCAACGGAGGATGATGTGGAGGTTCTAATGTCTGGATTTGCATTCCGCCTTAaaattttgcatgagagagcTCTGAGTTTGGTAAATGGGCAAAGTATGGTACTTCTTGCTTGTCATggttatatgttatatatatatatatattacttaaagaaaaaaagactATCATGTACTCATGGGATTTCTTTTTGCTCGGTAGTTAATTCTGGTCCGTCGAAGTTGGTGCTCACTGCAGATAAAGAGCTCCTCCTACATAACATTCATGcaggcaagatcaatggcttacGAGGTCGTTATCCAATTTATGGGCCAGTTGTTCGGTGAGAATTTTACTCCACCCTTCCTGAATTCCTGCTCTCTCACCTTTCCTTGGCTTCTAGGCTTACTTATAATTTCTCTTTATTTTGTAGTCTGGCAAAACGCTGGGTATCTGCACATCTCTTTTCCACCTTGTTGGCAGAGGAGGCCATTGAGTTGTTGGTAGCTCATTTGTTTCTGAGTCCTTTGCCATTTGATCCTCCTTACTCTCGGATAACTGGATTCCTTAGGTAGACTACGACAGTTTAGGTGGCATTTATTGTACCAGTTGCTGTGCTCTCTCTCACGCCCACACAATTGCACTTGCTACATCTGTCAAGAATTTCTTGCAAGTTGGTTGCTTTAATTTCAATGCTCTATCTGAAACAGGTTCTTGAGATTATTGTCAGAATATGACTGGATGTTTTCTCCTCTGGTCATTGATTTTCATGGTGTTTCTACCAATGAGGAAAAGCAAGAAGGAAGTGATTTTACAACCGAGGATATGAAGAAAATCAATGCAAGTGCCAACTTAACATTAACTTCCATGATCATTCTTTCTGTTTTGATTTGTTCCTTCCCATCCCGACCCTCATTTTGCCCTCTTTTTTATGCGGTAACAGTTCTGCATGGCCTGTGTTATGTGTGTTTATGTGTATCAATATATACTTGACAGGTGGCTTTTAAAAAAAGCAGAGAAGAATCACAAACAAAGATGCATGATGTAAGTCCAGCAATGTTTTTGGCTACTAAATATGACCTCGCCTCTGAAACTTGGACCAGATCAACACCAGCAATGACAGTAAGTATAGTTTCTCTATAAAGTCAAAATTccctatctttatttttaaagaatcaGTGGCTACCTTCTCGTAAGTCATAAGGGATATAAGCTCAGCTGCTTTTTAAGTACAGAAATGACTTCAAaaattccaatttttatgaaaaatctGTCATCTTTTAACTTTTCAGAGCTATAACCTCCCTTTCTTTTAAGAGATCATATCAGTTCAGCCTGAAGGCTGAAGCTGATCCCACCGCCCAAGtgatcttttattattattattgttttatttatttatttattatttattattattattgttattaattgaGTATTACTATATGAAGTTAATGCACATGCTTTGTTTACAAGGAGCTTAAGAGATTAGTGGCATATGCAACTAGCAGTGCAAATTTGTTAACCAAACTGATTTCCCAAGATGAATGTGATTCTTCTGTCTGGAAGGTGAGCATAGTATCTGCACATCTTGgtctttaaattatttgatactTGCTCAACTGAATTACTGATTATAGTGTTCTTTTCTGACTTGCAGTGCCTTTTCCGCACACCTTTAAACAATTATGACGCCGTTGTTCTTCTTCACAGAGACAAATTACCCTATCCACACCATCTTCTTTTCCCATCTGAACTCGAACAAGGTTTTTTCAGTAACTTTTTCTCTGTATCTTCTTCCCTCCTGATAAAATTTCTGAAATATAATACCATTGTTGGTTTATTTTAGGACGGTGTGTGTTGCATGGCAAACCAACCAAGATTTTCCATCCTTTCATTGTTCCCGCAGACCTCAGAGGGAGGTCTG from Ipomoea triloba cultivar NCNSP0323 chromosome 12, ASM357664v1 encodes the following:
- the LOC115999715 gene encoding nucleolar protein 6; this encodes MASDSMDSMTMRISELLKEVQLDYSPVNTKIINDVVSSIKEAIDKIPENKVTADLAPGFIRDINADKVEFTFKKPLSIEIGGSYAMQCVVKPDINVDLLLCLPKECFHEKDYLNHRYHAKRFLYLCKIKKHLDGLPQFDSLRWSAFQNEARKPILVVSPAAKLVEKTGFIVRIIPTATSLFNPSKLRLERNNIRSLNQGDVIQATPKYNSSILEDLFIEYNAEFIKSTFSEWKELKEALILLKVWARQRSSIYVHDCLNGFLVSLIIAFLAKRTGSNSIKNIMTAMQIFRVTLEFIANSKIWDQGLLFKVEGENSDSIKDRRIFFQQFPVVICNSSIELNLAFRLSQSGFQELRNEARLALICIKNCRDGGFDELFMTKIDFPAKYDYCIRLNLQGHHDFRKLGFCLDDECWRSYENKVLSVLNQGLTDRSKLVRVIWKNTVYGGNFEEGMLLWDGEPLLIGISVSSAEAAFKKAIMGPSHEEKDKALEFRKFWGDKATLRQFRDNRIAEVAVWECKEWEKHLIMKDIVEYVLSRHLSITKENIIPIAGQLDFTLLQKDLDPISFSTTLLGAFEELSKRLRQLNDIPLKVSSVQALDPAFRLTSVFPPAPHPLAYEKGIDTKLQKPISTCLRPLEVAIQLEGSGNWPMDEVAIEKTKSAFLLNIGESLQNNWGMTCTATEDDVEVLMSGFAFRLKILHERALSLVNGQINSGPSKLVLTADKELLLHNIHAGKINGLRGRYPIYGPVVRLAKRWVSAHLFSTLLAEEAIELLVAHLFLSPLPFDPPYSRITGFLRFLRLLSEYDWMFSPLVIDFHGVSTNEEKQEGSDFTTEDMKKINVAFKKSREESQTKMHDVSPAMFLATKYDLASETWTRSTPAMTELKRLVAYATSSANLLTKLISQDECDSSVWKCLFRTPLNNYDAVVLLHRDKLPYPHHLLFPSELEQGRCVLHGKPTKIFHPFIVPADLRGRSEELKSKLMVNFDPLRCFISEIEREFPDTFKIWYDSLGGDAIGLTWGKASSKKRGRDSMAEGEDPLDLLKSVGEVGKGFVRSIHFLKARKLSQ